In Pedobacter sp. MC2016-14, the following proteins share a genomic window:
- a CDS encoding AI-2E family transporter: MTKLQRSVHVLLIFFLAIAGLYFAAPVLVPLALAAVFSMLFISLCNFLEHKGMSRGLATAVCIFIFVFTALAIVSLLYWQLGSLTENLDAMKERLSDMFASLRSWIDQKAGITRSQQKEILKQGNSQSGAMLAGFASGILGIAVSTLLVIVYMYLCLYYRSHIKKFILKIVPQNEEERASIIVHESGLVAQKYLGGLAAMIGVLWVMYGIGFSLVGVESAIFFAVLCGTLEIIPFVGNLTGTSVTVLAVIAQGGDSKMIIGVLVVYGIVQFVQTYILEPLIVGEQVNINPLFTILAIVVGETVWGVAGMILAVPMLGIVKIICDRIPELKPYGFLIGPEKQKTKRAGLFSRKK, from the coding sequence ATGACCAAACTCCAACGATCGGTACATGTTTTACTGATATTTTTTCTGGCAATAGCAGGCCTTTATTTCGCAGCTCCTGTTTTAGTTCCGCTGGCCCTGGCGGCGGTATTTTCTATGCTTTTTATCAGTTTATGTAACTTCCTTGAGCACAAAGGAATGTCGAGGGGGCTGGCGACAGCAGTATGCATCTTCATTTTTGTTTTTACGGCTTTAGCTATTGTGTCACTTCTATATTGGCAACTGGGCAGTTTAACAGAAAACCTTGATGCCATGAAAGAGCGCCTAAGCGATATGTTTGCATCGCTCAGAAGCTGGATAGATCAAAAAGCCGGCATCACCAGGTCTCAGCAAAAAGAAATTCTAAAACAAGGCAACAGTCAATCGGGCGCAATGCTGGCCGGCTTTGCTTCCGGTATTCTAGGGATAGCGGTCAGTACGCTACTTGTAATCGTATATATGTATCTCTGCCTGTATTACCGTTCGCACATTAAAAAGTTCATCCTTAAAATCGTACCGCAAAACGAGGAAGAACGTGCTTCAATCATCGTTCACGAATCTGGTCTGGTGGCCCAAAAATACCTGGGTGGCCTGGCTGCCATGATTGGTGTTTTGTGGGTCATGTATGGGATTGGTTTTAGCCTTGTCGGCGTAGAGAGTGCAATCTTTTTTGCAGTCTTGTGTGGAACCTTAGAGATTATTCCCTTTGTAGGCAACTTAACAGGTACATCAGTTACCGTGTTGGCGGTAATTGCCCAGGGAGGCGATTCAAAGATGATTATCGGCGTGTTGGTGGTGTATGGTATCGTTCAGTTCGTTCAAACTTATATCCTGGAGCCGCTTATCGTAGGAGAACAGGTAAATATTAATCCACTCTTTACCATTCTGGCTATCGTTGTAGGAGAAACCGTTTGGGGTGTAGCGGGAATGATCCTTGCTGTTCCAATGCTGGGGATTGTGAAAATTATCTGTGATAGGATACCTGAATTAAAACCATATGGTTTTTTAATCGGGCCTGAAAAGCAAAAAACCAAAAGAGCAGGATTGTTTAGTAGAAAGAAATGA